One Streptomyces sp. R28 DNA window includes the following coding sequences:
- a CDS encoding carboxymuconolactone decarboxylase family protein, with the protein MPRIEPLAPPYPAAIDQALRRWMPPGVTHEPLTLFRVLHRNPELASRMFALGGGLLGHGLLPAIDREIIIARVTARTGCAYEWGVHAATLAQQAGLSQEQLRATTDIDVAANTAWLPRHAALLNAVDELHDTAQLSQPAWDSLGVHYEDAQLLEFLVLAGWYRTISYLANGLLLEEEPWGAPFPAQ; encoded by the coding sequence ATGCCGCGCATCGAACCGCTCGCCCCGCCATATCCCGCGGCCATCGACCAGGCACTGCGCCGATGGATGCCTCCCGGCGTGACACACGAGCCGCTCACACTGTTCCGGGTACTGCACCGCAACCCGGAACTGGCCTCACGCATGTTCGCCCTGGGGGGCGGCCTGCTGGGCCACGGACTTCTTCCCGCCATCGACCGCGAGATCATCATCGCCCGAGTAACCGCACGCACCGGCTGCGCCTACGAATGGGGGGTACACGCCGCGACCCTCGCCCAGCAGGCCGGACTGAGCCAGGAGCAGCTCCGGGCCACCACCGACATCGACGTCGCAGCCAACACCGCGTGGCTGCCTCGTCATGCGGCACTGCTCAACGCCGTCGACGAACTGCACGACACAGCACAACTCTCACAACCCGCCTGGGATTCCCTGGGCGTCCACTACGAAGACGCCCAACTCCTGGAGTTCCTCGTGCTGGCCGGCTGGTACCGAACCATCAGCTACCTGGCCAACGGGCTCCTCCTGGAGGAAGAGCCCTGGGGTGCCCCGTTCCCGGCGCAGTGA
- a CDS encoding DUF1330 domain-containing protein, whose amino-acid sequence MAKGYWVSVYRTISDPEKLAAYNKLARAAVQAGGGRVLIRGGRVVAHDAGIAERTILIEFDTFEQAVAARESAAYQEALATLSDAVERDFRIVEGID is encoded by the coding sequence ATGGCCAAGGGCTACTGGGTCAGCGTCTACCGCACCATTTCCGACCCCGAGAAGCTGGCCGCCTACAACAAGCTGGCCCGTGCGGCCGTCCAGGCCGGGGGCGGGCGGGTGCTCATCCGCGGCGGTCGGGTCGTCGCCCACGACGCCGGAATCGCCGAGCGCACCATCCTGATCGAGTTCGACACCTTTGAACAGGCGGTCGCGGCACGCGAGAGCGCGGCATACCAGGAGGCACTGGCCACCCTTTCCGACGCCGTCGAGCGCGACTTCCGCATCGTCGAAGGCATCGACTGA
- a CDS encoding winged helix-turn-helix transcriptional regulator — translation MAALDLFGRRWSLRILWELRGGPLGFRPLQKQCDDMSSSVMRQRLTELLDAHVVHQLPDSRYELTPLGRDACLALGPLVQWSERWAATLDPQPAHRDSERPADGASHPAAGGDGAPETGNAG, via the coding sequence ATGGCCGCACTCGACCTGTTCGGACGGCGGTGGAGCCTGCGCATCCTTTGGGAGCTGCGCGGGGGCCCCCTTGGGTTCCGCCCCCTGCAGAAGCAGTGCGACGACATGTCCTCCAGCGTGATGCGGCAGCGCCTGACCGAACTGCTGGATGCCCACGTCGTTCACCAACTACCCGACAGCCGGTACGAGCTCACTCCACTGGGGCGGGATGCCTGCCTCGCACTCGGCCCCCTCGTCCAGTGGTCGGAGCGCTGGGCGGCGACGCTCGACCCGCAACCGGCGCACCGCGACAGCGAGCGGCCCGCCGACGGCGCCTCGCATCCCGCCGCCGGGGGCGACGGGGCGCCCGAGACGGGTAATGCCGGCTGA